The Kribbella sp. HUAS MG21 genome includes the window CGTGGTGCATCGCGATCTCCTCGAGCCGCTCGAGCCGCTGCACGTACGCCTCCAGCGACTCGCGCCGCGCCCCGGGGCGTCCGCCGCTCACCGCGTCCGCCGCCTGCGTCAGCACCGCCTCGACGGTACGGACCTCGACCTCGTTGTGGTGCGCCTCGATGCAGTGCACGACGTCGTCGTTCTCGCCCCACTTCCGGGCCAGCTCGGCGCCGACGATCGCATGACTGCCCTCGGACTCGTGCGTGAGCGCCTTGCCGATGTCGTGCAGGAACGCGCCACGCTTGCACAGCTTCGGATCCAGCCCCAGCTCGGCCGCCATCATCCCGGCGATGTGCGCCGACTCGACCAGGTGCTTGAGCACGTTCTGCCCGTACGACGTCCGGTACCGCAGCAGGCCCATCGTCCGGACCAGCTCCGGGTGCAGGTCGGTGATCCCGACCTCGGCCATCGCGTCCTCGGCGGCCCGCTCGCACAGCTCGGCGACCTCGCCCTTGCTGCGTTCGTAGATCTCCTCGATCCGGCTCGGGTGGATCCGGCCGTCGAGCACCAGCGAGTCGAGGGTCAGCCGTGCGGTCTCCCGCCGTACCGGGTCGAAGCAGGACAGCAGCACCGCTTCCGGGGTGTCGTCGATGATCAGGTTCACGCCGGTGGTCTGCTCGAACGACCGGATGTTGCGGCCCTCGCGCCCGATGATCCGGCCCTTCATGTCGTCACTCGGCAGGTGCACGACGGACACCACCGACTCGCTCGTCTGCTCCGACGCGAGCCGCTGCACCGCGCCGGTGATGATCTTGCGCGCCTTCGTCTCGCCCTCGTCGAGCGCCTGCCGCTCGATGTCGCGGACGATCGTGTGCGCGTGCCGCTTCGCCTCCGCCTCGATCGAGGCGACCAGCTCGGCCTTCGCCTGCTCGGTGGTCAGGTTCGCGACGCCTTCGAGGATCCGGCGGCGCTCGTCCTCGAGGTCCTTGATCTCCTGTTTGCGCTGCTCCAGGTCGGCGAGTTGCGCGGCGAGCTCGGCCTGGCGGGCCTCGATCGCGCGGTGCTGTTCGTCGAGCCGCTCCTCGCGTTCGGTCAGCCGGTGGTCGCGGCGCTCCATCTCCAGGCGCTGCTCGCGCAGGTCGTCCCGGATCGACTGCGCCTCCGCCTCGGCCTCCCGCCGTACGTCGGACGCCCGCTGCTCCGCGTCCCGCCGCACCTCGGCCGCGCGGTCCTCGGCAGCCCGCCGGATCTCCTCGGCGCGCTGCTCGGCCGCCTCGGCCCGGGTCCGCAGTACGGCGGCATCTTCCTCGGCCTGGCGCCGCACCTGCTCGGCGGCTTCGGCACGGGTCCGCAGTACGGCGGCGTCCTCTTCGGCCTGGCGCCGTACCTGCTCGGCTGCGCGCTGCGCGGCCTCGGCGGCCTCGCGCTGTACGGCTTCGCGATGGGCGGTGTCGGTCGCGGTGTCGGCCTTGCGGCGGGAGAGGGTGAGGCCGATCCAGGCCAGCAGGCCGGCGATCAGCAGTCCGATCAGGGCCAGGCCAATCGACATCGCTGTCATCGGCGTCTCCCCTCTCCTTCGAGTCCCACGCGGGACTGTGGCCGTCGGTCGAAGGGAATCGCCACTCGGTCGGGTCACGCTCCGGGGTACGCCGGTACGGGTGCCGCCTCAGCTCGAGCCGGTACCTGAACCCTGCCGCGGATCCGCCGACGGTGTCGCCGCGCTGGGTGACCGGTACCCGCCCGCGAACCCGTCCGCCGAAATGCGCGAACGCCGCAGCCTCGTCACTTGCCTCGCTTGCTCACCGTGCGTCGCCGCATGCCACCTCGGAGACCACGATGGCCCCGCCCGCGTCATCACGTGCGGTGCCGCCTATTCGACAGCGCACTACGCCGCTGTCGTCCTTCCTTCAGCTCGGTCGAGCGTGATTGCGCGTTGATCGGCCGACCGAACCACCGGCCAGCCTTCATATCGCCACCGATCCGGTGGATCCATCCCTTCCTTGAAGCCGAGGCTAAGCGCGCCCCAGCACCCGGTCAAGACGGACACTCCCCAACCCCCACAAGACCACCCCACCCCGTGGTCTGCCCCAACCAGCAACGATGTCCCCCAAGCCGACCACAAACCCACCAACCGCCAGGCCAATGATCAACCGCCCG containing:
- the rny gene encoding ribonuclease Y; the encoded protein is MTAMSIGLALIGLLIAGLLAWIGLTLSRRKADTATDTAHREAVQREAAEAAQRAAEQVRRQAEEDAAVLRTRAEAAEQVRRQAEEDAAVLRTRAEAAEQRAEEIRRAAEDRAAEVRRDAEQRASDVRREAEAEAQSIRDDLREQRLEMERRDHRLTEREERLDEQHRAIEARQAELAAQLADLEQRKQEIKDLEDERRRILEGVANLTTEQAKAELVASIEAEAKRHAHTIVRDIERQALDEGETKARKIITGAVQRLASEQTSESVVSVVHLPSDDMKGRIIGREGRNIRSFEQTTGVNLIIDDTPEAVLLSCFDPVRRETARLTLDSLVLDGRIHPSRIEEIYERSKGEVAELCERAAEDAMAEVGITDLHPELVRTMGLLRYRTSYGQNVLKHLVESAHIAGMMAAELGLDPKLCKRGAFLHDIGKALTHESEGSHAIVGAELARKWGENDDVVHCIEAHHNEVEVRTVEAVLTQAADAVSGGRPGARRESLEAYVQRLERLEEIAMHHDGVEKVFAMQAGREIRVMVLPDAVDDIAAQVMARDIAKQVEEELTYPGQIRVTVVRESRATEVAK